From Staphylococcus delphini, one genomic window encodes:
- the dprA gene encoding DNA-processing protein DprA, whose amino-acid sequence MKQFLLLLLYAGFSTQQLQSYYPKLCTFTGNLPQRIQAFKSMLSHMTSTHIQQKLARLDTLNIHTIEPALHEHQIVPVMIDEPLYPPLLKEIYDPPLILFCKGRLELLQHSANSLGIVGARQHTPYTSQALGTLFNTFQHFPLTIISGLAHGTDALAHHYAIRHHLSTIGVLGFGHFHHYPKNTQALRQTMEQHHLTISEYPPHTPIAKFRFPERNRIISGLSTGILITEAKEKSGALITLDQALEQNRNVYVLPGDMFNVHTKGNMLRAKEGAEIVLCAQDILKDYANINVNAL is encoded by the coding sequence ATGAAACAATTTCTACTATTATTATTGTACGCTGGATTTTCAACACAACAACTCCAATCCTACTATCCTAAACTTTGTACTTTTACAGGAAACTTACCTCAGCGCATTCAAGCCTTCAAATCAATGCTTTCACACATGACGTCAACGCATATTCAACAAAAGCTCGCACGACTCGATACGCTTAATATTCATACAATTGAACCGGCGTTACATGAACATCAAATTGTCCCGGTTATGATAGACGAACCGCTTTATCCGCCGTTGTTGAAAGAAATTTATGATCCCCCGTTGATTTTATTTTGTAAAGGACGACTCGAACTGCTTCAACATTCTGCAAATAGTCTTGGCATTGTAGGTGCAAGGCAACATACACCATACACCTCGCAAGCGCTCGGAACACTTTTTAACACATTTCAACATTTTCCACTAACTATTATTTCAGGACTGGCACATGGCACAGACGCACTCGCACATCATTACGCGATTCGACATCACTTGTCCACAATTGGTGTACTCGGCTTTGGGCATTTTCATCATTATCCTAAAAACACACAAGCATTACGCCAGACGATGGAACAACATCATTTGACCATAAGCGAATATCCACCGCACACGCCTATCGCTAAATTTAGATTTCCTGAACGCAACCGCATTATTAGTGGTTTGTCGACAGGAATACTCATCACTGAGGCGAAAGAAAAAAGTGGCGCGCTCATTACGTTGGATCAGGCATTAGAACAAAATCGTAATGTATATGTACTGCCAGGGGATATGTTTAATGTGCATACGAAAGGCAATATGCTACGTGCCAAAGAGGGCGCAGAAATTGTATTATGTGCTCAAGATATTTTGAAAGATTATGCGAATATAAATGTTAACGCTTT